A single region of the Lycium barbarum isolate Lr01 chromosome 2, ASM1917538v2, whole genome shotgun sequence genome encodes:
- the LOC132626342 gene encoding uncharacterized protein LOC132626342 isoform X1 — translation MTQGKLHGMKSHDFHVFMETLLPIAFSGLPTRIWKPMTEISLFFKDLCSSMLRVGNLDRMHQNIPVITSKLEKILPPEFFDVMEHLPIHLAEEARLGGPVHCRWMYPFERTISKSKRGIKQKHRVEGSICEAYLAKETTHFCSYYFGDAVPCLRNRPNRHFEGGENDALAKQISIFNRPGSGSKKRTREFNDMESKSTSIHVLLNCPEVQRYYEYLNEDILRAISTCKRSEV, via the exons ATGACGCAAGGAAAGTTACATGGGATGAAAAGCCATGATTTTcatgttttcatggaaactttaCTCCCCATTGCATTTAGTGGCTTGCCTACCCGAATCTGGAAGCCTATGACAGAAATTAGTTTGTTCTTTAAAGACTTGTGTTCCAGCATGTTGAGGGTAGGCAACCTGGATCGGATGCATCAGAATATTCCTGTAATAACAAGTAAGTTGGAGAAAATTCTTCCACCGGAGTTCTTcgatgtgatggaacatcttccaaTTCACCTTGCGGAGGAAGCCCGACTCGGAGGCCCAGTTCATTGTCGTTGGATGTATCCCTTCGAGAG AACTATTAGCAAGTCTAAACGGGGTATTAAGCAGAAACATAGAGTTGAAGGCTCAATTTGCGAAGCCTATCTTGCTAAGGAAACAACTCATTTCTGTTCTTACTACTTTGGGGATGCTGTGCCATGCTTGCGAAACAGACCCAATCGACATTTTGAAGGAGGTGAGAATGATGCTTTAGCGAAGCAGATATCAATCTTCAATCGACCGGGTTCGGGTTCAAAAAAACGTACAAGAGAATTTAATGATATGGAGTCTAAATCTACATCGATACATGTCTTGCTGAATTGCCCGGAAGTTCAACGATATTATGA ATACCTCAACGAGGACATTCTTCGAGCCATTTCGACATGTAAGAGATCTGAGGTATAA
- the LOC132626342 gene encoding uncharacterized protein LOC132626342 isoform X2 produces the protein MTQGKLHGMKSHDFHVFMETLLPIAFSGLPTRIWKPMTEISLFFKDLCSSMLRVGNLDRMHQNIPVITSKLEKILPPEFFDVMEHLPIHLAEEARLGGPVHCRWMYPFERTISKSKRGIKQKHRVEGSICEAYLAKETTHFCSYYFGDAVPCLRNRPNRHFEGGENDALAKQISIFNRPGSGSKKRTREFNDMESKSTSIHVLLNCPEVQRYYDYFVHLNGVEKVYD, from the exons ATGACGCAAGGAAAGTTACATGGGATGAAAAGCCATGATTTTcatgttttcatggaaactttaCTCCCCATTGCATTTAGTGGCTTGCCTACCCGAATCTGGAAGCCTATGACAGAAATTAGTTTGTTCTTTAAAGACTTGTGTTCCAGCATGTTGAGGGTAGGCAACCTGGATCGGATGCATCAGAATATTCCTGTAATAACAAGTAAGTTGGAGAAAATTCTTCCACCGGAGTTCTTcgatgtgatggaacatcttccaaTTCACCTTGCGGAGGAAGCCCGACTCGGAGGCCCAGTTCATTGTCGTTGGATGTATCCCTTCGAGAG AACTATTAGCAAGTCTAAACGGGGTATTAAGCAGAAACATAGAGTTGAAGGCTCAATTTGCGAAGCCTATCTTGCTAAGGAAACAACTCATTTCTGTTCTTACTACTTTGGGGATGCTGTGCCATGCTTGCGAAACAGACCCAATCGACATTTTGAAGGAGGTGAGAATGATGCTTTAGCGAAGCAGATATCAATCTTCAATCGACCGGGTTCGGGTTCAAAAAAACGTACAAGAGAATTTAATGATATGGAGTCTAAATCTACATCGATACATGTCTTGCTGAATTGCCCGGAAGTTCAACGATATTATGA TTACTTTGTGCATTTAAATGGCGTTGAAAAAGTGTACGACTAG